The following proteins are encoded in a genomic region of Deltaproteobacteria bacterium:
- the lgt gene encoding prolipoprotein diacylglyceryl transferase — protein sequence MLPILLKIPLPFLSHEIPIYTYGLLVATAFLAGIWWSAHEAKKVNLSPDFVFDLSFYIVVAAIIGSRVLYIVVDYDRYLSHPLDILKIWEGGLVFYGGLIAAIGTSLYYAKRKKTPFLVVADLFTPGVALGHAIGRLGCFAAGCCYGRPVTESHFWAVTFPHNGTSLAPAGIPLYPTQLMESAAELALFLILIALRRRKKFTGQIFLSYVVLYGISRSVLEVFRGDAIRGFVIPGILSTSQLISGLLISAAIIYSIYLKKRRSV from the coding sequence ATGTTGCCGATTCTGCTGAAGATACCGCTCCCATTCCTCTCCCATGAGATCCCGATTTACACCTACGGCCTTCTCGTCGCCACCGCCTTTCTGGCCGGCATCTGGTGGTCCGCCCATGAGGCCAAAAAAGTTAACCTAAGCCCCGATTTCGTCTTTGACCTCTCTTTTTATATCGTGGTTGCCGCCATTATCGGCTCCCGCGTCCTTTATATTGTTGTTGATTACGACCGTTACCTCTCCCACCCCCTGGATATCTTGAAAATCTGGGAGGGGGGGCTTGTTTTTTATGGCGGCCTGATTGCCGCCATCGGCACCAGCCTCTACTATGCCAAGAGAAAAAAGACCCCGTTCCTGGTGGTTGCTGATCTCTTCACGCCGGGGGTCGCCTTGGGGCACGCCATCGGGCGACTGGGCTGTTTTGCCGCCGGCTGCTGTTACGGACGCCCCGTCACCGAAAGCCATTTCTGGGCTGTTACCTTCCCCCATAATGGCACATCGCTAGCCCCCGCTGGGATCCCGCTCTACCCGACACAACTGATGGAATCAGCCGCTGAATTGGCCCTGTTCCTGATCCTGATTGCCTTGCGCCGCCGGAAGAAATTCACGGGACAGATCTTTCTTTCTTACGTGGTCCTGTACGGTATCAGCCGGTCGGTGTTAGAGGTCTTTCGAGGGGATGCGATTCGCGGATTTGTTATCCCCGGAATCCTTTCGACCTCCCAATTGATCAGTGGTCTCTTGATTTCGGCCGCGATTATCTACTCTATTTATTTGAAAAAAAGGAGATCTGTATGA
- the ileS gene encoding isoleucine--tRNA ligase — protein MDYKSTLNLPQTAFPMKADLANREPLLLKKWQEGSLYQKILEKNKKGEFFSFHDGPPYANGNIHFGHILNKILKDFVVKYKNMNGFRSPFIPGWDCHGLPIEHQVDKELGPKKKTMSKGDIRRACREYASRYVTLQKEEFRRLGVLADWDNPYITMSPDYEATIAREFGKFVAAGSVYKGKKPVLWCTSCQTALAEAEIEYEEVSSPSIYVKFPLTDEAKASLPKLTGQKASLVIWTTTPWTLPANLAVALHPNYDYVAIKVSGEIFIVAKSLATNFMKTLDLEGEPEVIERFSGKQLERKKCHHPFLPRESLIILGNHVTMDAGTGCVHTAPGHGEEDFEIGKNYNLPLLTPVDARGRFTQEAGLKELEGLFVFEANKKIVDLLQGKNALVKEENFSHPYPHCWRCKKAVLFRATEQWFLSLSHNDLRGKALEAIRGVNWVPAWGRERIYGMIENRPDWCLSRQRSWGVPIVAFTCEGCGQILQDKKIIDRIVSLFEKEGTDIWFDKKTEELLPPGTDCPRCHGKNLRKEEDILDVWFDSGVSFAAVAEKRLSFPADLYLEGSDQHRGWFHSSLLASLGTRGVPPYKTVLTHGFVVDGEGKKYSKSAKNYLPPDKMLKNNGADVLRLWVAAEDYRGDIRISDEIIKRLAEAYRKIRNTARFILGNLSDFDPDQDKVSADSLWEIDRWALHTTQKLIERTRQGYEEFAFHLIFHEVNRFCTVDLSSLYLDILKDRLYTFAKTSPDRRAAQTALFEIITTLSRLIAPVLSFTADEIWAKIPPWKGGEASVHLSRFPTSQSRWIDEALGDRWSRFWRVRGEITKGLEMARQAKVIGNSLEARVTLSAEDETEALLQNFEKMLPDLLIVSQVTRSQTPLENPAPGTVFYKSTEIPHLLVTVEKAEGEKCARCWAFRTSVGKNPGHPLLCDRCREVLR, from the coding sequence ATGGACTATAAATCGACCCTGAATCTCCCTCAGACCGCTTTTCCCATGAAAGCGGATCTTGCCAACAGGGAGCCTTTACTCCTCAAAAAATGGCAGGAAGGCTCCCTCTACCAAAAAATCTTGGAAAAGAATAAAAAAGGAGAGTTTTTTTCCTTCCATGACGGCCCCCCGTATGCCAACGGTAATATCCATTTTGGTCATATTTTAAACAAGATCCTCAAAGATTTTGTCGTCAAATATAAAAATATGAATGGCTTTCGATCCCCATTCATCCCGGGATGGGACTGTCACGGCCTCCCGATTGAGCACCAGGTCGACAAAGAACTGGGGCCAAAAAAGAAAACAATGAGCAAAGGGGATATCCGGCGCGCCTGCCGCGAATACGCCTCACGGTACGTCACCCTTCAAAAAGAGGAGTTCCGTCGACTCGGGGTGCTGGCCGACTGGGACAACCCGTACATCACCATGAGCCCTGATTACGAGGCGACGATTGCGAGGGAGTTTGGCAAATTTGTCGCCGCGGGGTCGGTCTACAAGGGAAAAAAACCGGTCCTCTGGTGCACCTCCTGCCAGACCGCCTTGGCCGAGGCCGAGATTGAGTACGAAGAGGTCTCTTCCCCCTCAATCTACGTCAAATTCCCGCTGACCGATGAGGCCAAGGCCAGCCTGCCAAAATTGACCGGGCAAAAAGCCTCACTCGTTATCTGGACGACAACCCCCTGGACCCTCCCAGCCAACCTGGCTGTCGCGCTCCACCCCAATTATGATTACGTCGCCATCAAAGTTTCCGGAGAAATTTTCATTGTGGCCAAGTCCCTTGCCACCAACTTCATGAAGACCCTGGACCTCGAAGGGGAACCGGAGGTCATTGAGCGTTTCTCCGGCAAACAATTGGAGAGGAAAAAGTGTCATCACCCTTTTCTGCCGCGGGAGTCTCTTATCATCCTCGGAAATCATGTCACCATGGATGCCGGTACCGGTTGCGTCCACACCGCCCCGGGGCACGGAGAGGAAGATTTTGAAATCGGCAAGAACTACAATCTCCCCCTCTTGACCCCCGTTGATGCCCGTGGACGGTTTACCCAAGAGGCCGGCCTGAAAGAACTGGAAGGGCTTTTTGTCTTTGAGGCCAATAAAAAAATTGTGGACCTGCTCCAGGGAAAAAACGCCCTCGTCAAGGAGGAAAACTTCTCTCATCCCTACCCGCATTGCTGGCGGTGCAAAAAAGCGGTCCTTTTTCGGGCCACGGAACAGTGGTTCCTCTCGCTCTCCCACAACGATCTCCGTGGCAAGGCCCTGGAGGCGATCCGCGGAGTCAATTGGGTGCCGGCGTGGGGAAGGGAACGAATCTACGGCATGATCGAAAACCGACCCGACTGGTGCCTCTCGCGGCAACGGAGCTGGGGTGTACCAATCGTTGCCTTCACCTGCGAAGGGTGCGGCCAAATCCTGCAGGACAAAAAAATAATCGACAGGATCGTCTCTCTCTTTGAAAAGGAAGGGACCGATATCTGGTTCGACAAGAAAACTGAGGAACTGCTGCCGCCGGGGACCGACTGCCCCCGGTGCCATGGAAAAAATTTGAGGAAGGAAGAAGATATTCTGGATGTCTGGTTTGATTCCGGAGTCAGCTTTGCCGCCGTTGCCGAAAAACGGCTCTCCTTCCCGGCCGATCTTTACCTGGAAGGGAGCGACCAACACCGGGGTTGGTTCCATTCCTCACTGCTCGCCTCTTTGGGAACACGGGGTGTCCCTCCTTACAAAACAGTCTTGACCCATGGGTTTGTCGTCGACGGAGAAGGGAAAAAATATTCCAAATCCGCCAAAAATTATCTCCCGCCCGACAAGATGTTGAAGAATAATGGGGCTGATGTCCTCCGCCTTTGGGTCGCGGCGGAAGATTACCGGGGTGACATCCGGATCTCGGATGAAATCATCAAAAGACTGGCCGAGGCGTATCGCAAGATACGGAATACCGCCCGCTTCATCTTGGGAAATCTCTCCGATTTCGACCCGGACCAGGACAAGGTTTCGGCCGATTCCCTCTGGGAGATCGACCGCTGGGCCCTGCATACCACCCAAAAGCTGATTGAACGGACCCGACAGGGGTACGAAGAATTTGCCTTTCACCTGATCTTTCATGAAGTGAACCGTTTCTGTACCGTTGACCTCTCCAGTCTTTATCTCGATATCCTGAAGGATCGTCTCTACACTTTTGCCAAAACGAGTCCGGATCGCCGTGCCGCGCAGACGGCACTCTTTGAAATCATCACCACCCTCTCCCGCCTGATCGCCCCTGTGTTGTCCTTTACCGCCGACGAGATCTGGGCCAAAATCCCCCCCTGGAAGGGTGGGGAGGCCTCGGTCCACCTCTCCCGTTTTCCCACCAGCCAGTCCCGATGGATCGATGAAGCGCTGGGGGACCGATGGAGCCGGTTCTGGCGGGTGAGGGGCGAGATCACCAAAGGGTTGGAGATGGCCCGCCAAGCCAAGGTAATCGGCAACTCCCTGGAGGCCCGGGTCACCCTCTCAGCCGAGGATGAGACCGAGGCCCTTCTCCAGAATTTTGAAAAAATGCTCCCCGATCTGTTGATCGTCTCGCAGGTCACCCGGAGCCAGACACCCCTTGAAAACCCCGCTCCAGGAACGGTTTTCTACAAAAGCACCGAGATCCCTCACCTTCTTGTCACCGTTGAAAAGGCCGAAGGGGAAAAGTGCGCCCGTTGCTGGGCGTTCCGAACCTCGGTCGGCAAAAATCCGGGACACCCACTCTTGTGTGACCGGTGTCGCGAGGTACTCCGTTGA
- the lspA gene encoding signal peptidase II: MSRGTPLINKYKILLIVPIILLLDQWSKAWVVQSLVKRDSIPIIPNFFDIVHVTNKGAAFGIFRGMPESIRHPFFCILSLVAILLIILYYTRLKEKHLLPYVCLSLILGGAIGNLWDRFARGEVVDFLSIHWYDKMIHWQFGSFRLHFLLEWPAFNVADSAITLAVVGFALFTFRKEASTGSDSCDRSSSR, from the coding sequence GTGTCGCGAGGTACTCCGTTGATCAATAAATATAAAATCCTCCTGATCGTCCCGATCATCCTCCTTCTGGATCAGTGGAGCAAGGCCTGGGTGGTGCAATCTTTGGTGAAGAGGGATTCCATCCCGATCATCCCGAATTTTTTCGATATCGTCCATGTCACCAACAAGGGGGCCGCCTTCGGTATTTTCAGGGGGATGCCGGAATCAATTCGCCACCCCTTCTTTTGCATCCTCTCCCTGGTTGCGATCCTTCTGATCATCCTTTACTATACCCGATTGAAGGAAAAACACCTTCTCCCCTATGTTTGTCTCTCCCTCATTCTTGGCGGGGCGATCGGGAATCTCTGGGACCGATTCGCCCGAGGCGAGGTGGTCGACTTTCTTTCAATCCACTGGTACGATAAGATGATACACTGGCAGTTCGGTTCATTCCGATTGCATTTTCTCCTCGAATGGCCGGCATTCAACGTCGCCGACAGCGCCATTACGCTGGCCGTTGTTGGTTTTGCCCTCTTCACCTTCAGGAAAGAGGCTTCAACCGGGAGTGATTCATGCGACCGATCCTCTTCACGATAG
- a CDS encoding prolipoprotein diacylglyceryl transferase, with the protein MRPILFTIGSFRVPSFFFFIMVAILACAFCGYFLCKREKLKTEVAIDFGILGMIFGILGARIFHILVENPAYYWNDPIRVFHFWRGGFVSWGAFIAVPLSLILYLKVRKIPFWPYFDMAAAAMPVIKIFVRIACLMTGCCYGKPTELWWGIRFTNPNSTAFYYYPDLPLHPTQILSLIHAILLFLGINWVYKHRRFEGQTASLMILFWVVPRFFIEFLRGDTDRILFFNDTLSTGQLMGIPLFILGLILYTTLKKKGLHDFA; encoded by the coding sequence ATGCGACCGATCCTCTTCACGATAGGTTCATTCCGGGTTCCCTCTTTTTTCTTTTTTATCATGGTGGCCATCCTAGCCTGTGCCTTTTGCGGTTACTTTCTTTGCAAAAGAGAAAAACTAAAAACCGAGGTGGCGATCGACTTCGGAATCCTGGGGATGATCTTCGGCATTCTCGGTGCGAGGATTTTTCATATCCTTGTCGAAAATCCCGCCTATTATTGGAACGACCCGATCCGGGTCTTCCACTTCTGGCGCGGCGGGTTTGTCTCCTGGGGGGCCTTCATCGCCGTCCCATTGTCCCTGATCCTTTATCTGAAGGTCCGAAAGATCCCTTTCTGGCCTTACTTTGACATGGCCGCCGCCGCCATGCCGGTTATCAAGATTTTTGTTCGGATCGCCTGCCTGATGACCGGTTGTTGCTATGGGAAACCGACCGAACTCTGGTGGGGAATCCGCTTCACGAACCCAAATTCAACCGCCTTTTACTATTATCCCGATCTCCCCCTCCACCCCACACAGATCCTCTCGCTGATTCACGCCATCCTCCTCTTTCTCGGCATCAACTGGGTTTACAAACACCGCCGATTTGAGGGACAAACCGCCTCACTGATGATCCTTTTTTGGGTTGTCCCCCGCTTTTTTATCGAATTCCTAAGAGGGGACACCGATCGCATCCTCTTTTTCAACGACACCCTCTCCACCGGCCAGTTGATGGGGATCCCGCTCTTCATCCTGGGCCTGATTCTTTACACCACCCTAAAGAAGAAAGGATTGCATGACTTCGCGTAA
- a CDS encoding CPBP family intramembrane metalloprotease: MTSRKKEILEAALLFVVALVLLKLLYLNRGIPWISRLLPLLSAMTLVYLPLGYLWYRKSPVDFLYNAEDEWRRAITLFFITSLAVFPVFVVAAHFYDTLFMKMSFHEASFPQPLTFGLFQVFLVALPEEFFFRGWLQSFLNRHFEKKWRILGTAVGPAWFLTALIFATSHSFITVQWWHFAIFFPALLFGWLRERSGSILASTLFHAASNIVTHWIDIHYR, encoded by the coding sequence ATGACTTCGCGTAAAAAGGAAATCCTTGAGGCCGCCCTTCTTTTTGTCGTAGCGCTGGTCCTTCTCAAACTACTTTACCTCAACCGGGGTATCCCCTGGATCTCCCGCCTCCTCCCCCTCCTCTCGGCGATGACCCTCGTCTACCTCCCGTTGGGGTATCTGTGGTACCGGAAGTCCCCTGTCGATTTTCTCTATAACGCCGAGGATGAATGGCGTCGGGCGATTACACTCTTCTTCATCACTTCTTTGGCGGTTTTCCCTGTCTTTGTTGTCGCGGCCCATTTTTACGACACACTTTTCATGAAAATGTCTTTTCATGAGGCTTCCTTCCCGCAACCACTCACCTTTGGCCTGTTTCAGGTCTTTCTCGTTGCCCTTCCGGAGGAATTTTTTTTCAGGGGATGGCTGCAATCCTTTCTCAACCGTCACTTCGAAAAAAAATGGAGGATTCTGGGAACGGCGGTGGGCCCGGCATGGTTTCTCACCGCGCTCATTTTTGCCACCTCCCACAGTTTTATTACGGTCCAGTGGTGGCATTTTGCCATCTTCTTCCCGGCGCTCCTTTTTGGGTGGCTCCGTGAACGGTCCGGTTCGATCCTCGCCTCCACGCTCTTCCATGCCGCCAGCAATATCGTCACCCATTGGATCGATATCCATTATCGATGA
- a CDS encoding RluA family pseudouridine synthase, whose translation MNPEIPILYEDPDLLIVNKPAGLPTQGVGETTTSLIALQYPEILLLPDQGAVHRLDNDTSGLVVIARNQKCWEAMRELFSRNQVQKEYFALVWGKVLAKGEIDLPIGSDPKSSKRVKVYRNKKEAVRNRAQSAVTFYEPVQATRTGGEGRAPGRAERVSTAGRNLRQDPSTWLRIRIKTGRRHQIRAHLAAIGHPVVGDKIYKNQPVTHVPGTEKSRHCLHATSLRFRHPQTGREFFVEAPLPPDMREMIPK comes from the coding sequence ATGAATCCGGAGATCCCCATCCTTTACGAAGACCCTGACCTGTTGATCGTCAACAAACCGGCCGGATTGCCAACACAAGGGGTTGGTGAAACCACAACCTCTCTGATCGCTTTACAATACCCCGAAATCCTTTTGCTCCCCGATCAAGGGGCCGTTCATCGCCTGGATAATGACACCTCTGGTCTTGTCGTCATCGCACGGAATCAAAAATGCTGGGAGGCCATGAGGGAACTCTTCAGCCGTAATCAGGTTCAAAAAGAATACTTCGCACTCGTCTGGGGTAAGGTTTTGGCAAAGGGGGAAATTGACCTTCCGATCGGCTCGGACCCAAAAAGTTCAAAACGGGTAAAGGTTTACCGGAACAAGAAGGAGGCGGTCCGGAACAGGGCCCAATCGGCCGTGACTTTTTATGAACCGGTTCAAGCCACGAGGACGGGTGGCGAGGGTCGGGCGCCCGGCCGAGCGGAACGGGTGAGCACGGCTGGGCGGAACCTGAGACAGGACCCGTCCACGTGGCTCCGAATCCGGATCAAAACCGGCCGTCGTCACCAGATTCGTGCCCATTTAGCCGCCATCGGACACCCGGTCGTTGGGGATAAAATCTACAAAAATCAACCCGTTACCCACGTACCCGGTACCGAAAAAAGCCGGCATTGTCTCCATGCCACCTCCCTTCGGTTCCGTCATCCCCAAACCGGCCGCGAATTCTTTGTGGAGGCGCCTCTCCCGCCCGACATGAGAGAAATGATCCCCAAGTAG
- a CDS encoding ribonuclease H-like domain-containing protein, translated as MPADQIVLDLETQKTFDEVGGRNNFHLLGVSVVGTYFYEKNQFKIFEEKEIPELENELQKTSRIIGFNIRRFDFPVLAPYLKIDPAKLPILDIMDELEKILGHRVSLESVAQATLGVGKSGKGLDAIAYFRNGEMDKLKAYCLDDVRLTREIYEYGKKNGEVFYQSKDGLHRLPVKINWKDPEPPQQQSLF; from the coding sequence ATGCCGGCCGATCAGATCGTTCTCGACCTGGAGACGCAAAAGACCTTCGATGAAGTGGGGGGACGGAATAATTTCCACCTCCTGGGTGTCTCCGTGGTTGGGACCTACTTTTACGAAAAAAACCAGTTCAAGATCTTTGAGGAAAAAGAGATCCCTGAACTGGAAAACGAACTCCAAAAAACCTCACGAATTATCGGTTTTAATATCCGCCGCTTTGATTTCCCAGTCCTCGCCCCCTACCTGAAAATCGACCCGGCCAAATTGCCGATCCTAGACATCATGGATGAATTAGAAAAGATTTTGGGCCATCGGGTCAGCCTTGAGTCAGTCGCTCAGGCGACCTTGGGGGTTGGCAAAAGCGGCAAAGGGTTGGATGCGATTGCCTATTTCCGGAACGGCGAAATGGATAAACTCAAGGCCTATTGCCTCGACGATGTCCGGCTGACCCGTGAGATCTACGAGTACGGCAAAAAAAATGGGGAGGTCTTTTATCAATCCAAGGATGGACTCCACCGCCTCCCTGTAAAAATTAACTGGAAAGACCCCGAACCGCCGCAACAACAATCGCTTTTTTAA
- the rimO gene encoding 30S ribosomal protein S12 methylthiotransferase RimO has translation MEKKVYLESLGCPKNLVDSEIMIGSLLTKGYTVTTDKTEADVVVVNTCGFLEASSRESIETVVQLGQEKKKGAQLVVAGCLVQRYGQELAKGLKEADLLIGTDDYAKLGNLISEKLPERAYIHEPLYIPTAAMPRLLTDRVSTYVKIAEGCNHTCSFCIIPKLRGRQRSRSIPDIRKEVENLLNQGVKEISLIAQDTTDYGNDLHNGTTIEKLLRELGKIEGDHWLRLMYAYPLRFSDELVSIFKETPTLCKYIDIPFQHSSDRLLQSMHRGSNSRYIWSIIERLRKEIPQMTIRSTFIVGYPGETDKDFEGLCRFIREAELERVGVFAFSIEEGTEAALLPNQVPDSVKKERKGALMELQQKISLKKNRALIGKSLKAIREKNHARLENQAPEIDGVVKLKGKGVMNHTPTKNPFITVEITSADPYDLVGCIV, from the coding sequence ATGGAAAAAAAGGTTTATCTGGAATCCTTGGGCTGTCCCAAGAATCTCGTCGACTCCGAGATCATGATCGGCAGTCTCCTCACCAAGGGGTATACCGTCACGACCGATAAAACGGAAGCTGATGTTGTCGTCGTCAACACCTGCGGTTTTCTGGAGGCCTCCTCCCGTGAATCGATCGAAACCGTGGTTCAACTGGGGCAAGAGAAAAAGAAGGGGGCCCAGCTGGTCGTGGCCGGTTGCCTCGTCCAACGGTACGGCCAAGAGCTGGCCAAGGGACTTAAAGAAGCCGATCTCTTGATCGGGACCGATGATTATGCAAAACTCGGCAACCTCATTTCAGAAAAATTACCCGAAAGGGCCTACATCCATGAGCCGCTCTACATCCCAACAGCGGCGATGCCGCGCCTCTTGACTGACCGGGTCTCGACCTACGTCAAGATTGCGGAGGGGTGTAACCACACCTGCTCTTTTTGTATTATTCCCAAACTGAGGGGACGTCAGAGGAGTCGTTCCATCCCGGACATTAGAAAGGAAGTCGAAAATCTCCTGAATCAAGGGGTGAAAGAGATCTCGCTGATCGCCCAAGACACTACCGACTACGGGAATGACCTCCACAATGGGACAACGATTGAAAAATTATTGAGGGAACTGGGAAAGATCGAAGGGGATCACTGGCTCCGGCTGATGTACGCCTACCCGCTCCGCTTTTCGGACGAACTGGTCTCCATTTTTAAAGAAACTCCGACCCTCTGCAAGTATATCGACATTCCATTCCAGCATAGTAGCGATCGACTCTTACAATCGATGCATCGGGGATCCAACTCCCGTTACATCTGGAGCATCATTGAGCGGCTCCGGAAAGAAATCCCCCAGATGACGATCCGCTCGACATTTATTGTCGGCTATCCCGGTGAGACAGACAAAGATTTTGAGGGGCTCTGCCGGTTTATCAGGGAGGCGGAACTGGAGCGGGTTGGGGTTTTTGCCTTTTCCATCGAGGAAGGGACCGAAGCGGCCCTGCTTCCAAACCAAGTCCCGGATTCGGTCAAAAAAGAGAGGAAAGGGGCCCTCATGGAACTCCAACAAAAAATCAGCTTGAAGAAAAACAGGGCCCTGATCGGCAAGAGTCTAAAAGCGATCCGTGAGAAAAATCACGCTCGGCTTGAAAATCAGGCGCCGGAGATCGATGGGGTTGTTAAATTAAAAGGAAAGGGCGTGATGAATCACACCCCTACAAAAAACCCATTCATCACTGTTGAAATTACCAGCGCCGACCCGTATGATCTGGTCGGGTGTATCGTATGA
- a CDS encoding Rne/Rng family ribonuclease: MASELVINVSPTETRVARLEGGTITELYIERSREAGYVSNIYKGRVVRVLPGMQAAFVDVGLERTAFLYVTDIVPELASFNEVEGTNEDGEEASVKLQPERRRKRRIPQIQELIKEGQDILVQIARDPIGTKGARLTSHVSLPGRFMVFMPTVNHLGISRRIGDDHERSRLRHLLEKIRPAEGGLIVRTMAEGASLKDLQQDVDYLQNLWKEVCNKKDKSPSPALIHSELGIVLKAIRDLFTPDVDRVVIDSEAEGKKVRDFIESFMPRMKHVVEIHQGPEPIFDTFGIEIEISRALGKKVWLKSGGYLIIDQTEALTVVDVNTGKFVGKKNLEDTILKTNLEAAKEISYQLRLRDIGGIIIIDFIDMERHTNRDKVYQTLKEVLQADRAKTTITKITDLGLVEMTRKRTRESLGRLLTETCFYCEGRGYLKSKLTVCHEIFRELKRNSPDFRKEVVTVQVHPSVAALLADEESQGLEEWQKATGKKASVKGREDYHLEQFDIFES; the protein is encoded by the coding sequence ATGGCAAGCGAGCTGGTCATTAACGTCTCCCCCACGGAGACCCGTGTCGCCCGGTTGGAGGGCGGCACCATTACTGAACTCTACATAGAACGATCCCGCGAGGCGGGGTACGTCAGCAATATCTATAAAGGCAGGGTCGTCCGGGTTCTCCCCGGGATGCAGGCCGCTTTCGTGGATGTCGGCCTGGAGAGGACGGCCTTTCTCTACGTCACCGATATCGTCCCGGAACTGGCCAGTTTCAACGAGGTCGAAGGGACGAATGAGGATGGCGAAGAAGCTTCCGTAAAACTACAGCCGGAAAGAAGACGAAAACGCCGGATCCCGCAAATACAAGAGTTGATCAAAGAGGGGCAGGATATCCTTGTGCAGATTGCCCGCGACCCGATCGGCACCAAAGGGGCCCGGCTCACCAGCCATGTTTCTCTTCCGGGACGGTTCATGGTTTTCATGCCGACCGTCAATCACCTGGGCATCTCCCGACGGATCGGTGATGATCACGAGCGATCCCGTTTGCGTCACCTCCTCGAAAAGATCCGCCCCGCAGAAGGGGGACTCATCGTCCGGACAATGGCCGAAGGGGCCAGTCTCAAAGACCTGCAACAGGATGTCGACTACCTCCAGAACCTCTGGAAGGAGGTCTGCAATAAGAAAGACAAGAGCCCCTCGCCAGCCTTGATCCACAGCGAATTGGGGATCGTCCTGAAGGCGATCCGTGATCTCTTCACCCCCGATGTCGACCGTGTCGTCATCGATTCGGAGGCCGAGGGGAAAAAGGTCCGGGATTTCATCGAGAGCTTCATGCCCCGGATGAAACATGTGGTGGAAATTCATCAGGGGCCCGAACCGATCTTCGATACCTTCGGGATCGAAATTGAAATCTCCCGCGCCCTGGGGAAAAAAGTCTGGCTCAAATCGGGCGGGTATCTCATCATCGACCAGACTGAGGCCTTGACCGTTGTCGACGTCAATACCGGCAAGTTTGTCGGCAAGAAGAACCTCGAAGACACCATCCTCAAAACAAACCTCGAAGCGGCAAAGGAGATCAGTTACCAGCTCCGCCTGCGGGATATCGGCGGGATCATCATCATCGACTTTATCGACATGGAACGCCACACCAACCGTGACAAGGTTTACCAGACCTTGAAAGAGGTCCTTCAGGCCGACCGGGCGAAGACCACCATTACCAAGATCACCGACTTGGGGCTCGTGGAGATGACCCGAAAGAGGACCCGCGAGAGCCTCGGCCGACTCCTCACAGAAACCTGTTTTTATTGCGAGGGAAGGGGGTACCTGAAGAGCAAACTGACCGTCTGCCATGAGATCTTTAGAGAACTCAAAAGAAATTCCCCCGACTTCCGGAAAGAGGTGGTCACCGTTCAGGTCCACCCCTCGGTCGCCGCCCTGCTGGCGGACGAGGAGTCCCAGGGGCTGGAAGAATGGCAAAAAGCGACCGGCAAAAAGGCCTCTGTCAAGGGACGGGAGGATTACCACCTTGAACAGTTCGACATTTTCGAGAGTTGA
- the rplU gene encoding 50S ribosomal protein L21 has product MYAVIQTGSKQYRVSEGDLIQVEKLPQEEGKKVTFDKVFMVGGEGESFIGNPTLAKAKVIGEVMTQGRGKKVLSLKFRKRKGFKKTVGHRQHFTTVKITEIKS; this is encoded by the coding sequence ATGTACGCTGTGATTCAGACAGGAAGCAAGCAATACCGGGTCTCTGAAGGGGACCTGATACAGGTCGAAAAACTCCCCCAGGAAGAGGGGAAGAAGGTTACCTTTGATAAGGTCTTCATGGTGGGGGGTGAGGGGGAGTCATTCATCGGAAACCCGACCCTTGCCAAGGCCAAGGTCATCGGTGAAGTGATGACCCAAGGTCGCGGGAAGAAGGTCCTTTCCTTGAAATTCCGGAAGCGCAAAGGGTTTAAAAAAACGGTCGGTCATCGTCAGCATTTTACCACTGTGAAAATAACGGAGATTAAGTCGTAA
- the rpmA gene encoding 50S ribosomal protein L27 — protein sequence MATKKGGGSSSNGRDSQAKRRGVKVFAGETIPAGSILVRQKGTRILPGQNVGVGRDWTLFAKVSGIVKYEAAGEKRRVSVLPA from the coding sequence ATGGCCACCAAAAAAGGGGGCGGTTCCTCCTCAAACGGCCGCGATAGTCAGGCCAAACGACGCGGGGTTAAAGTCTTTGCAGGGGAGACGATCCCTGCCGGCTCCATCCTCGTCCGGCAAAAGGGGACCCGCATCCTGCCGGGGCAGAACGTCGGTGTCGGCCGTGACTGGACCCTGTTTGCCAAGGTGAGTGGTATTGTTAAGTACGAAGCGGCTGGTGAAAAGCGCCGCGTCTCTGTCCTTCCGGCTTGA